A genomic stretch from Acidobacteriota bacterium includes:
- a CDS encoding alpha/beta hydrolase: MTGRIVGAARNIPNVGPCETANPWEVPSPLATGAVDMTDGSRIILRRHGNPDGPRLVLSHGNGLAIDLYYPFWSLLAERFDLVLYDLRNHGWNPPSDIRSHNIPTFVSDNEHVFRGIDRYFGKKSGIGVFHSLSAVAALNHEPPGEGLAALVLFDPPICPPSGDPLELDALWKKCGIITRLRQERFETREELADNIRRTPAFARLAPGVADLFAQTTLRHASDGTGYQLRCPRACEARVFEYIFAYNFEPETSGFACPVKVVGGDPTAGYSFLPSMNLRGIAGLDYDFVPETTHFLQLEDPEACVARMLEFLERQGLA, translated from the coding sequence GTGACCGGTCGCATCGTCGGGGCAGCCCGGAACATCCCGAACGTCGGGCCATGCGAGACGGCGAATCCGTGGGAAGTACCCTCGCCGCTCGCGACGGGCGCGGTGGACATGACCGACGGGAGTCGCATCATACTGCGGCGGCACGGCAACCCGGACGGTCCACGGCTCGTGCTGAGCCACGGCAACGGGCTGGCGATCGATCTGTACTACCCTTTCTGGTCACTGCTCGCAGAGCGATTCGATCTCGTCCTGTATGACCTCCGAAACCACGGCTGGAACCCGCCGAGCGACATTCGAAGCCACAACATTCCGACCTTCGTTTCCGACAACGAGCACGTCTTCAGGGGCATCGACCGGTACTTCGGGAAGAAATCCGGGATCGGCGTCTTTCATTCGCTGTCGGCGGTGGCGGCGCTCAACCACGAGCCCCCGGGAGAAGGGTTGGCGGCCCTTGTTCTCTTCGATCCGCCGATCTGCCCGCCCAGCGGCGACCCACTCGAGCTCGACGCCCTGTGGAAGAAGTGCGGCATCATCACGCGGCTGCGCCAGGAACGGTTCGAGACGCGCGAGGAGCTCGCGGACAACATCCGCCGCACGCCGGCGTTCGCCCGTCTGGCGCCCGGCGTAGCGGATCTCTTCGCGCAGACGACACTCCGCCACGCATCCGACGGCACGGGCTACCAACTTCGTTGTCCGCGCGCGTGCGAGGCCCGGGTGTTCGAGTACATCTTCGCCTACAACTTCGAGCCCGAGACGAGCGGTTTCGCTTGTCCGGTCAAGGTGGTCGGAGGAGACCCGACCGCGGGTTACTCATTCCTTCCGAGCATGAACCTGCGTGGCATCGCCGGCCTCGACTACGACTTCGTGCCGGAGACGACTCATTTCCTCCAGCTCGAGGACCCGGAGGCGTGCGTCGCCAGGATGCTGGAGTTTCTCGAGCGCCAGGGACTCGCATGA
- a CDS encoding SulP family inorganic anion transporter has product MRGSFNAPALAGDLFGGVTTAAVALPVALGFGVASGLGPLAGLYGAVMVGFFAAVFGGAPAQVSGTAAPMAIATAVVVTRHADHLAEAFTIVILAGSIQILLGVLRLGSFVAYTPYSVVSGFMSGIGIIIVVMQGAPMLGAATAPGRALDTIRSWPDAVAAVNPDAVAVAAVALAVSCGWPRRIRRFLPAPLAALIIGSLAASLWFGDAPVLGATVSGPPSFETPAFSLDFVASALQPAFILALIGSVNSLLTLLVTDSLTRRRHNPNRELVGQGIGNIAAGLIGGLPGAGSPPLTVLNISAGGRTALAGVVRTAVLLALALGMGRIAEPVPQAVLAGILAKVGWDTIDWRFLTRIRRIGRSYAVVMLITLVLTVFVDLVTAVALGFIAAAIAQARDAERLELDGVVSAPLLDQSFLPDGKGAGELDPYMARVGLVVLRGRFSVASANALARVVGADIREHDVVIFDFSSTTHMDDSAALIMEQLIGIAAEDGTACIVMNLSDPVAGALQSLDVLRRVPKHHIVDSLDEARRAAKRVLDTRDRSHAPSRSVT; this is encoded by the coding sequence GTGCGCGGTTCCTTCAACGCGCCGGCTCTGGCCGGAGACCTGTTCGGCGGCGTGACGACGGCGGCCGTGGCTCTGCCGGTGGCGCTGGGCTTCGGCGTCGCCTCGGGGCTGGGCCCGCTCGCCGGCCTGTACGGCGCCGTGATGGTCGGATTCTTCGCGGCGGTCTTCGGCGGGGCGCCCGCACAGGTGTCGGGCACCGCCGCACCGATGGCCATCGCCACGGCGGTCGTGGTGACCCGGCACGCCGACCACCTCGCCGAAGCGTTCACCATCGTCATCCTCGCCGGGTCGATCCAGATTCTGCTGGGGGTCCTGCGGCTCGGCAGTTTTGTCGCCTACACGCCGTACTCGGTAGTCTCAGGGTTCATGTCCGGCATCGGCATCATCATCGTCGTCATGCAGGGAGCGCCCATGCTCGGTGCCGCGACCGCGCCGGGAAGAGCCCTCGACACGATCCGGTCATGGCCCGACGCGGTGGCCGCCGTCAACCCGGACGCTGTCGCGGTGGCCGCCGTGGCGCTGGCGGTGAGCTGTGGTTGGCCCCGCAGAATCCGCCGGTTTCTGCCCGCGCCGCTGGCTGCCCTGATCATCGGCAGCCTGGCCGCCTCGCTCTGGTTCGGCGACGCCCCCGTCCTCGGGGCGACGGTGTCCGGCCCGCCCAGCTTCGAGACGCCCGCGTTCTCCCTCGACTTCGTCGCCAGCGCCCTGCAACCGGCGTTCATACTCGCCCTCATCGGCTCCGTCAACAGCCTGCTCACCCTGCTGGTGACCGACTCGCTGACCCGCAGGCGTCACAATCCCAACCGCGAGCTGGTGGGGCAGGGGATCGGCAACATCGCGGCCGGACTGATCGGCGGCCTGCCCGGCGCAGGATCCCCCCCGCTCACCGTGCTGAACATCAGCGCGGGCGGCAGGACCGCGCTCGCAGGCGTCGTGCGCACCGCCGTCCTGCTGGCGCTGGCCCTCGGGATGGGCCGGATCGCCGAACCTGTCCCGCAGGCGGTCCTCGCGGGCATTCTGGCGAAAGTCGGCTGGGACACGATCGACTGGCGCTTTCTGACCCGGATCCGCCGGATCGGACGCAGCTACGCCGTGGTGATGCTGATCACGCTCGTCCTCACCGTGTTCGTGGATCTCGTCACCGCCGTGGCGCTCGGCTTCATCGCCGCGGCCATCGCGCAGGCGCGGGATGCCGAGCGCCTGGAGCTGGACGGCGTCGTCTCCGCGCCGCTGCTCGACCAGTCGTTCCTCCCGGACGGGAAGGGCGCGGGCGAGCTCGACCCCTACATGGCCCGCGTCGGTCTCGTGGTGCTGCGGGGCCGCTTCTCCGTCGCCTCCGCCAACGCGCTGGCGCGCGTCGTCGGGGCGGACATCCGCGAGCACGATGTCGTGATCTTCGATTTCTCGTCCACCACTCACATGGACGACAGCGCAGCGTTGATCATGGAACAGCTTATCGGCATCGCCGCCGAGGACGGGACGGCTTGCATCGTGATGAATCTCTCCGACCCGGTCGCCGGCGCCCTGCAATCGCTCGACGTGCTCAGGCGCGTCCCCAAGCATCATATCGTCGACAGCCTGGACGAGGCGAGGCGCGCGGCGAAACGCGTCCTCGACACCAGAGACCGGTCGCATGCGCCGAGCCGATCGGTGACCTGA
- a CDS encoding NAD(P)/FAD-dependent oxidoreductase — protein sequence MAKNTRRPVVVVGGGPAGSVAALCLRKLGHDVVVLEREKFPRYRLGESLLPGTMSILTRLGVMDRIEAANFVKKRAATFIWGPEQAPWTFTFATPKTAPWVHDHAYQVTRAEFDQILLDAARERGADVREAHEVTGIRTDGEGGPVAVSWKNGASSGTLEGDFIIDASGSRGIVATKLKMRRFDRYFQNMAVWSYYKGGKRFEGDLEGNIFSVTFTEGWIWIIPLKDDVYSVGVVTDKSASARMRDVGIETFYRECLEMCPLAMEILESATRCEEVRVIREWAYDASSLSLGRAFLCGDSACFIDPLFSQGVHLATYSAMLAAAGIDHLYRNPQDADEIRKWYEKSYREAYNRYHEFLAAFYSANSALDSTFWRKRKIAGAEDSRFAGKEWFTALSGQQVEAGARGVDELEARAATLADLWQHSRNEVTDQFDETELSLRRLRWAGQLMKEFRRMARITWVSDEVRLVPSFKVHPTSFALERQQFIADEHGRAMTAYALTEEHRRLFESLKSQPLSYTALAGRLKALAGQGTPVQVIGRLTENGFLRGFDKNGDPVKIRAALRFGGVGAEDDIS from the coding sequence ATGGCGAAGAACACGCGCAGACCGGTCGTTGTCGTCGGCGGCGGACCCGCCGGCAGTGTCGCCGCGCTCTGTCTCCGGAAACTGGGACATGACGTGGTCGTGCTCGAGCGGGAGAAGTTCCCCCGCTACCGACTGGGCGAATCGCTGCTGCCCGGGACCATGTCGATCCTGACCCGGCTCGGGGTGATGGACCGCATCGAGGCCGCGAACTTCGTCAAGAAACGGGCTGCGACGTTCATCTGGGGCCCGGAGCAGGCCCCCTGGACTTTCACCTTCGCGACGCCGAAGACCGCGCCCTGGGTCCACGACCACGCCTACCAGGTGACGCGCGCCGAGTTCGATCAGATCCTGCTGGACGCCGCGCGCGAGCGCGGCGCCGACGTCCGCGAAGCGCACGAGGTCACCGGGATTCGGACGGACGGCGAGGGCGGTCCCGTGGCCGTGAGCTGGAAGAACGGCGCATCGAGCGGGACGCTGGAAGGCGACTTCATCATCGACGCCTCGGGGTCGCGCGGAATCGTCGCCACGAAGCTCAAGATGCGGCGGTTCGACCGGTACTTCCAGAACATGGCCGTGTGGTCCTACTACAAGGGCGGCAAACGGTTCGAGGGCGACCTGGAAGGCAACATCTTCTCGGTGACGTTCACGGAAGGCTGGATCTGGATCATTCCCCTGAAGGACGACGTCTACAGCGTGGGGGTGGTGACCGACAAGTCGGCGAGCGCCCGCATGCGCGACGTCGGGATCGAGACGTTCTACCGGGAGTGCCTGGAGATGTGTCCCCTGGCGATGGAGATCCTGGAGAGCGCCACCCGCTGCGAGGAGGTGCGGGTGATACGCGAGTGGGCGTACGACGCCTCGTCGCTGTCGCTCGGCCGCGCCTTCCTGTGCGGCGACTCGGCCTGCTTCATCGACCCGCTGTTCTCGCAGGGCGTGCATCTGGCGACCTACTCGGCGATGCTGGCCGCCGCGGGCATCGATCATCTGTACCGCAACCCGCAGGACGCGGACGAGATCCGCAAGTGGTACGAGAAGTCCTACCGGGAGGCCTACAACCGCTACCACGAATTCCTGGCCGCCTTCTATTCCGCCAACTCCGCGCTCGATTCGACGTTCTGGCGGAAGCGCAAGATCGCCGGCGCGGAAGACAGCCGCTTCGCCGGCAAGGAGTGGTTCACCGCACTGTCCGGCCAGCAAGTGGAGGCCGGCGCGCGGGGCGTCGACGAACTCGAAGCGCGTGCGGCGACCCTGGCTGACCTGTGGCAGCACAGCAGGAACGAGGTCACCGACCAGTTCGACGAGACCGAGCTCTCGCTGCGCCGCCTGCGCTGGGCCGGCCAACTGATGAAAGAGTTCAGGCGGATGGCCCGGATCACCTGGGTGTCGGACGAGGTGCGGCTGGTGCCGTCCTTCAAGGTCCATCCGACCTCGTTCGCGCTCGAGCGCCAGCAGTTCATCGCCGACGAACATGGGCGCGCCATGACCGCTTATGCCCTCACGGAAGAACACCGCCGGCTCTTCGAGAGCCTGAAGAGCCAGCCGCTGAGCTATACGGCGCTGGCCGGCAGGCTGAAGGCGCTTGCCGGCCAGGGCACGCCGGTGCAGGTCATCGGTCGCCTGACCGAGAACGGCTTCCTGCGGGGATTCGACAAGAACGGCGATCCGGTGAAGATTCGCGCCGCCCTGCGCTTCGGTGGGGTCGGGGCCGAGGACGACATCTCCTGA
- a CDS encoding SDR family oxidoreductase produces the protein MNSGPCPVALVTGARRGIGRALAEHLLDRGYRVVGCSRLDADWTAEGFFHLRTDVADERQVKALFREVKRRYGRLDAAINNAAVTSMNHVLLTPAASVEKMMSANVVGTFLVSREAAKLMQRREYGRIVNFSSLAVPMRLGGQSAYVASKASVESLSQVMARELAEYGITVNVIGPSPIETDMIRGLSKDKVDHLLDAMAVKRMGTFADVANVLDFFLRPESDAVTGQVIYLGGIPNL, from the coding sequence ATGAATAGCGGACCGTGCCCGGTAGCCCTGGTGACCGGGGCTCGAAGAGGGATCGGCAGGGCCCTGGCCGAGCATCTGCTCGACCGCGGGTACCGGGTGGTCGGCTGTAGCCGTCTGGACGCGGACTGGACGGCCGAGGGCTTCTTCCACCTGCGGACCGACGTGGCCGACGAGCGGCAGGTCAAGGCGCTGTTTCGCGAGGTCAAGCGACGCTACGGCCGTCTGGACGCGGCGATCAACAACGCGGCAGTAACCTCGATGAACCATGTTCTGCTGACGCCGGCGGCTTCCGTCGAGAAGATGATGAGCGCCAACGTCGTCGGCACGTTCCTGGTCAGTCGCGAAGCCGCAAAGCTGATGCAGAGGCGGGAGTACGGGCGCATCGTGAACTTCAGCTCGCTGGCCGTACCCATGCGTCTGGGCGGTCAGTCGGCCTACGTCGCGTCCAAGGCCTCGGTGGAGAGCCTGTCGCAGGTCATGGCCCGGGAGTTGGCGGAGTACGGCATCACCGTGAACGTGATCGGCCCGTCCCCAATCGAGACCGACATGATCCGCGGGTTGTCGAAGGACAAGGTCGATCACCTCCTCGACGCGATGGCGGTCAAGCGGATGGGAACCTTCGCCGACGTCGCCAACGTCCTGGACTTCTTCCTGCGCCCGGAGAGCGATGCGGTGACCGGACAGGTGATATATCTCGGCGGAATTCCCAACCTCTGA
- a CDS encoding AMP-binding protein, whose protein sequence is MEHIDWQLQRFGEGADRAAIIWRDRACDYSELTDRYRQWLGRLEAAGVRPGDSVGVLSDFSPGAVSCLLALLKMRCVLVPLAWESRDQHQAFFRTGELDHRVEIDDQDQGVVTRMEEHRRNHPLMERLRTAGKAGLVLFSSGSTGKPKAILHSLPELLNKFRKPRHCYRTLTFLLFDHIGGFNTLFYTLANLGCVVAAAGRSVPSVCEVIERHRVELLPTSPTFLNLMLLSGAHKSYDLSSLKLITYGTEVMPERTLRMANAAFPKTRFLQTYGLSELGILRSKSESDESLRVRIGGEDYETRVTDGRLRIRAQSSMLGYLNAPSPFDEDGWFDTGDSVLREGDYYRILGRQSDIINVGGQKVYPAEVEQVIAEMHGIIDVSVKGEQHLLMGQVVTATVQVAEPVPAVQMRKRIAEHCRGRLQPFMIPVKVKVATEGQVNYRFKKIRR, encoded by the coding sequence ATGGAACACATCGACTGGCAGTTGCAACGCTTCGGAGAAGGCGCGGATCGTGCGGCCATCATCTGGCGCGATCGCGCCTGCGACTACTCCGAGCTGACCGATCGCTACCGGCAGTGGCTCGGCCGACTGGAGGCGGCGGGCGTGCGCCCGGGCGATTCGGTAGGCGTGCTCAGCGACTTCTCGCCGGGCGCCGTGTCGTGCCTGCTGGCGTTGCTGAAGATGCGGTGCGTACTCGTGCCCCTTGCGTGGGAGTCGCGCGATCAGCACCAGGCCTTCTTCAGGACGGGCGAGCTGGATCACCGCGTGGAGATTGACGACCAGGACCAGGGTGTGGTTACCAGGATGGAGGAGCACCGCCGCAACCACCCATTGATGGAGCGACTGCGGACGGCGGGCAAGGCGGGACTGGTGCTCTTCAGTTCCGGCTCCACCGGTAAGCCGAAGGCGATTCTGCACAGCCTGCCGGAGCTGCTCAACAAGTTCCGCAAGCCCCGGCACTGCTACCGGACGCTGACGTTTCTCCTGTTCGATCACATCGGCGGATTCAACACGCTGTTCTACACCCTGGCCAACCTCGGCTGCGTGGTGGCGGCGGCCGGTCGCAGCGTCCCCAGCGTGTGCGAGGTCATCGAAAGGCACCGGGTGGAGCTGCTGCCGACCTCGCCGACGTTCCTGAACCTCATGCTGCTGTCGGGGGCGCACAAGTCGTACGACCTCTCGTCGCTCAAGTTGATCACCTACGGTACCGAGGTCATGCCGGAGCGCACGCTCAGGATGGCCAACGCGGCGTTTCCGAAGACCCGTTTCCTGCAGACCTACGGCCTCAGCGAGCTCGGCATTCTGCGCTCGAAGTCGGAGTCCGACGAGTCGCTGCGGGTCAGGATCGGCGGCGAGGACTACGAGACCCGCGTCACGGACGGCAGACTGCGGATCCGCGCGCAGTCGTCGATGCTGGGGTATCTGAATGCGCCCAGCCCCTTCGACGAGGACGGCTGGTTCGACACCGGAGACTCGGTGCTCCGCGAGGGTGACTACTATCGGATCCTGGGACGGCAGTCGGACATCATCAACGTTGGCGGCCAGAAGGTATACCCCGCCGAGGTCGAGCAGGTAATCGCCGAAATGCACGGGATCATCGACGTGTCGGTGAAGGGCGAGCAACACCTGCTGATGGGCCAGGTGGTCACCGCCACCGTACAGGTGGCGGAACCCGTGCCGGCCGTGCAGATGCGGAAGCGAATCGCCGAGCATTGCAGGGGACGCCTGCAGCCTTTCATGATCCCGGTGAAGGTCAAGGTGGCCACCGAGGGACAGGTGAACTACCGGTTCAAGAAGATCCGGCGATAG